The following coding sequences are from one Stigmatopora nigra isolate UIUO_SnigA chromosome 10, RoL_Snig_1.1, whole genome shotgun sequence window:
- the ghrh gene encoding somatoliberin, with translation MMEKAVPLLFYCLIILTSASSLYPSIRFGQRDTSFLLTSSLKNPEQLEDTSSAQESTEIRLGRHADAIFTNSYRKVLGQISARKFLQTIMGKRLGDESESYVKRQSDVYEGTYKEDLTSILRNQKYRGLREMP, from the exons ATGATGGAGAAAGCTGTACCGTTGCTGTTTTATTGCCTGATCATATTAACATCAGCATCTTCACTCTACCCTTCTATCAG ATTTGGCCAAAGGGACACATCCTTTCTATTGACATCTTCTTTAAAGAATCCAGAGCAGCTGGAGGACACAAGTTCAGCCCAAGAAAGTACTGAAATACG CTTAGGCCGCCACGCAGATGCCATCTTTACCAACAGCTACAGAAAAGTGTTGGGCCAAATCTCTGCGAGGAAGTTTCTTCAGACCATCATGGGCAAACGTCTCGG AGACGAAAGCGAGAGTTATGTGAAACGTCAATCAGATGTCTATGAAGGAACATACAAAGAAGATCTGACATCCATCCTGCGCAATCAGAAATACAGAGGACTTCGTGAAATGCCATGA
- the cdk5rap1 gene encoding mitochondrial tRNA methylthiotransferase CDK5RAP1, with protein MKASCTVDLKIIMKQFHNLTRLFFSTKCVTPVRLCCNSSSVVSKKETRTASNQFKTQISSGPSFHDFFRGLPASPKTTVSDVEIEDNHPYLSAHSELGEPRKVYFETYGCQMNVNDTDIAWSILQRSGYERTSILSEADVVLLVTCSIREKAEQTIWNRLQQLTAMKNKRLKSQTPMKIGILGCMAERLKKEILEREKLVDVLAGPDAYRDLPRLLSLAEGGQQASNVLLSLEETYADIMPVHHSPQGHSAFISIMRGCDNMCSYCIVPFTRGRERSRPASSILEEVRILSDQGVKEVTLLGQNVNSYRDTSEEQFCGDNSTKLSRGFKTVYRPKLGGLRFSDLLDKVSQVDPNMRIRFTSPHPKDFPDEVLHLIAERTNICNQIHLPAQSGSSRVLKAMRRGYTRETYLELVQNIRSIIKDVSLSSDFISGFCGETEEDHQQTLSLIREVGYNIGFLFAYSMRKKTHAFHSLKDDVPADVKQRRLEECINVFRKEAARVNATLIGSTQLVLVEGVSKRSAKELCGRTDSNMRVIFPRKDDAVPSVESNMTSIMAGDFVFVKILSANSQSLRGQALSHRHPKMQSALLSNN; from the exons ATGAAGGCATCTTGTACGGTAgacttaaaaataatcatgaaacAGTTTCACAATTTAACTCGTTTATTTTTCTCCACCAAATGTGTCACACCTGTCAGGTTGTGTTGTAATTCAAGCAGTGTCGTTAGTAAAAAAGAAACGCGAACAGCATCAAATCAGTTCAAGACACAAATATCATCTGGTCCAAGTTTTCATGACTTTTTCCGTGGACTCCCTGCTAGTCCTAAAACAACTGTTTCAGATGTAGAAATAGAGGACAACCATCCCTATCTTTCTGCACACTCGGAGCTGGGGGAACCGCGAAAGG TTTATTTTGAAACCTATGGATGTCAAATGAATGTAAACGACACGGATATTGCCTGGTCCATTTTGCAGAGGAGTGGATATGAACGCACATCAATTTTAAGCGAG GCTGATGTGGTCCTTCTTGTAACATGCTCCATAAg AGAAAAAGCTGAGCAGACAATCTGGAACAGACTACAACAACTGACTGCCATGAAAAATAAGCGCCTTAAAAGTCAGACACCGATGAAGATTGGCATCTTAG GTTGCATGGCAGAGAGACTGAAGAAAGAGATTTTGGAACGAGAAAAGCTTGTCGATGTCCTCGCTGGACCAGATGCCTACCGGGATCTTCCCCGTCTGTTGTCTTTGGCTGAGGGAGGTCAACAGGCAAGCAATGTTCTGCTTTCATTGGAAGAGACATACGCTGACATCATGCCTGTCCACCACTCTCCTCAAGGACACAGTGCCTTTAT ATCTATCATGCGGGGCTGTGACAATATGTGCAGTTACTGCATTGTTCCCTTCACACGAGGACGTGAAAGGAGTCGACCTGCCAGCTCAATTCTTGAGGAAGTTCGGATTCTTTCCGATCAG GGAGTGAAGGAAGTGACATTGCTCGGTCAGAATGTAAACAGTTATAGAGATACATCTGAAGAACAATTCTGTGGTGACAATTCAACCAAGCTAAGCCGTGGCTTTAAGACTGTATACCGCCCAAAATTGGGCGGCCTGCGTTTCTCTGACCTGTTGGACAAAGTGTCACAGGTTGATCCCAACATGAGGATAAGATTCACATCACCTCATCCTAAAGACTTCCCTGATGAG GTTTTACATCTGATTGCAGAGAGAACAAATATTTGTAATCAGATCCATCTTCCAGCTCAAAGTGGTAGCAGCCGTGTCTTGAAAGCTATGCGACGTGG gtATACAAGAGAGACATACCTGGAATTGGTGCAAAACATCAGAAGTATCATTAAAG ATGTAAGTCTCAGCAGTGACTTCATCTCAGGCTTTTGTGGTGAGACCGAGGAGGATCACCAGCAGACCTTATCTCTCATAAGAGAAGTGGGCTACAACATCGGGTTTCTTTTTGCCTACAGTATGAGGAAG AAAACTCATGCGTTCCATTCCCTTAAAGATGATGTTCCAGCGGATGTAAAGCAACGTAGGCTTGAAGAGTGTATTAATGTGTTCAGAAAGGAAGCTGCAAGAGTCAATGCTACTCTCATTGGAAGCACACAACTCGTCCTGGTGGAAGGG gtGAGTAAGAGATCTGCCAAAGAGCTGTGTGGAAGAACAGATAGCAATATGAGGGTCATCTTTCCCAGAAAGGATGATGCTGTTCCTTCTGTTGAGTCCAACATGACTTCAATAATGGCTGGGGATTTCGTGTTTGTGAAG ATTTTGTCAGCCAATTCGCAGAGTCTACGAGGTCAAGCCTTGTCTCACAGACATCCTAAGATGCAGTCGGCATTGTTGTCCAACAATTAG
- the LOC144203619 gene encoding bactericidal permeability-increasing protein-like produces the protein MWLWYILLFIAFTHATLSTSPGVKVKVTDNGIEYGRQLGMTSIQQKLKSITIPDISGKQRVSVIGKVECRFSNMRTVAVGLPSSAVDIIPGAGVKLSISNAFISMKGNWRVKFRRILRDSGSFDLSVKQLSVRTGIAVKSDETGRPQVNTFDCAASVGSVSIKFHGGASWLYNLFKNIISKSLRNALEKKICPLVTDAVSDLNPQLKTLNVLAKVDKYAEIEYSMVSAPEISSSSMTLCLKGEFYNIERHQETPFPAANFSLPPQNNKMLYTGVSAFTANSAAFVYNTAGALSLYITDDMIPQSSPIRLNTRTFGVFIPQIAKSFPGLLMKLLVKTVKNPIITFEPNNATIQASSTVSAYAIQSNGTLSPLFVLNMETSVSARVFVTGMRLAGAVILNKMDLTLGTSYVGDFRVRSLDNILSVVLKLVVIPTLNVQLAKGYPLPTLGKMKLVNTDLQILKDYLLIGTDVQFTG, from the exons ATGTGGCTGTGGTATATCCTGTTGTTCATTGCCTTCACTCATGCGACCTTAAGCACCAGTCCTGGAGTCAAAGTAAAAGTGACAGATAATGGCATCGAATATG gCAGGCAACTTGGGATGACTTCCATCCAGCAGAAACTCAAAAGCATAACAATCCCAGATATATCTGGAAAGCAGAGAGTGTCCGTCATCGGTAAGGTCGAGTGCAGATTCTCAAA TATGCGAACAGTGGCTGTGGGATTACCTTCCTCTGCTGTGGATATAATCCCTGGGGCTGGTGTCAAACTGTCTATTAGTAATGCTTTTATAAGTATGAAGGGTAACTGGAGGGTTAAATTCCGCAGAATATT AAGAGACAGTGGGTCCTTTGATTTGAGTGTGAAACAACTATCCGTCAGGACAGGAATTGCTGTCAAAAGTGACGAAACTGGCCGACCTCAAGTCAATACTTTTGACTGTGCAGCTTCTGTTGGTAGCGTTAGCATCAAATTCCATGGTGGAGCCAG CTGGCTGTACAAtcttttcaaaaacatcatCAGCAAGTCATTGCGCAATGCGCTGGAAAAGAAG ATCTGCCCATTGGTGACTGACGCTGTGTCTGATTTGAACCCTCAGTTAAAAACACTCAATG TTTTAGCAAAAGTGGACAAGTATGCCGAGATTGAATACTCAATGGTCTCTGCACCTGAAATATCAAGCTCTTCCATGACTCTGTGTTTGAAG GGGGAATTCTACAACATTGAAAGGCATCAGGAAACTCCATTCCCCGCAGCGAACTTCTCTTTGCCACCTCAGAACAATAAAATGTTGTATACTGGTGTATCTGCCTTCACTGCCAACTCTGCAGCTTTTGTCTACAACACAGCTGGAGCCTTGAGTTTGTACATTACTGATGATATG ATCCCTCAAAGCTCTCCAATCAGGCTGAACACCAGAACTTTTGGAGTTTTCATCCCCCAG ATTGCAAAATCTTTTCCGGGTTTATTGATGAAACTGCTGGTAAAGACGGTGAAAAATCCAATCATCACGTTTGAGCCAAACAACGCTACAATTCAAGCCTCCAGCACAGTGTCAGCTTatgcaatccaatccaatggcaCTCTTTCACCGTTATTTGTCCTGAACATG GAGACCAGTGTCAGTGCCCGAGTGTTTGTCACTGGCATGAGGCTAGCAGGAGCTGTCATCCTGAACAa AATGGATCTGACCCTGGGCACAAGTTATGTGGGAGACTTTCGA GTCAGATCACTTGATAACATCTTGAGCGTGGTCTTAAAATTGGTTGTCATACCCACACTGAATG TTCAACTTGCAAAGGGATACCCTCTACCAACCCTTGGGAAGATGAAGCTTGTTAACACTGATCTTCAGATTCTTAAG gACTACTTGCTGATTGGGACAGATGTTCAGTTTACAGGTTGA